Proteins found in one Hirundo rustica isolate bHirRus1 chromosome 9, bHirRus1.pri.v3, whole genome shotgun sequence genomic segment:
- the RGS2 gene encoding regulator of G-protein signaling 2 has protein sequence MQSAVFLALRHGGPTELSGRRRSQPEGADMGRMKRTIIKDWKTRLSYFLQNSSSSNKRKSKKAGKHRNYFRPSPEEAQLWSEAFDELLANKYGLAAFRAFLKSEFCEENIEFWLACEDFKKTKSPQKLTSKAKKIYNDFIEKEAPKEINIDFQTKNMIAQNIQEATHTCFSAAQKRVYSLMENNSYPRFLESEFYQELCKKAPLSRATQGT, from the exons aTGCAGAGCGCCGTGTTTCTGGCGCTGCGGCACGGCGGGCCCACGGAGCTGAgcggccgccgccgcagccAGCCCGAGGGGGCCGACATGGGCAGGATGAAGAGAACGAT CATTAAAGATTGGAAAACAAGACTGAGCTACTTCCTGCAGAACTCTTCCAGTTCTAACAAAAGGAAGTCTAAGAAGGCAGGGAAACACCGCAACTACTTCAG ACCTTCCCCTGAAGAAGCCCAGCTGTGGTCAGAAGCCTTTGATGAACTTCTTGCTAACAAAT atGGTCTTGCTGCTTTCCGAGCTTTTTTGAAGTCTGAGTTTTGTGAAGAGAACATTGAATTCTGGTTGGCCTGTGAGGacttcaagaaaacaaaatcaccccaaaagcTGACATcgaaagcaaagaaaatctaCAATGACTTCATTGAAAAGGAGGCTCCCAAAGAG atAAACATAGACTTCCAGACCAAGAACATGATCGCACAGAACATCCAGGAAGCCACCCACACCTGTTTCAGTGCAGCGCAGAAGAGAGTCTACAGCTTAATGGAGAATAACTCCTACCCGCGGTTTTTGGAGTCTGAATTCTACCAGGAACTGTGCAAGAAGGCACCTCTCAGCAGAGCAACCCAGGGCACATGA